ttgggagtatggctagacggtacactgtccttctctcagcacatatcaaagttgCAGGCAAAGGTTGAATCTACTCTTAATTCCTCTATCGTTATCGCCACTCTTTCCCCACagctaaccctgattcagatgaccatcctacccatgctagattacggagacataatatatagatcggcaggtaagggtgctctcgagcggctagatgttctttactatttggccatcagatttgcccaCCAATCACttcactctatactcttctgtaaactggtcctCTCTGCACACCCGTCGCAAGAGCCAcaggttgatgcttatttataaaaccctcttaggcctcactcccccttatctgagctatctactgcagccctcatcctccacatagaacacccgttctgccagtcacattctgttaaatgtccccaaagcacacacatccctgggtcactcgtcttttcagttcgctgcagctagcgactggaacgagctgcaacaaacactcatactggaccgttttatctccatctattcattcaaagactcaatcatggacacttactgacagttttgGTTGCTTCCCATGATTGTATTGTTGTCtccaccttcttgccctttgtgctgttgtctgtgcccaaaaatgtttgtaccatgttttgtgctgctaccatgttgtgctactgccatgttgtggtattgttgtgttgctaccatgctgtgttttcatgtgtttctgccatgctatgttgctgtcttaggtttctctttatttagtcttgtggtgtctctctcgcgaagtgtgttttgtcttgtatttttatattatttgttattcttaatcccaggccccgtccccgcgttgttgtaaataagaatttgatcttaactgattAAATTAAATAAGAGTTCAAAATAAATAACCCTAATtgaaaccctaaacctaacccctaaattAGCTTTTTTCCCCACGAGGGAGAATTTTCCTTATTTTACTATTCTTTGTAGGAATATTTGGGGATAtcaggtccccacaaggatagaagaacaagtacacacacacacacacacacacacacacacacacacacacacacacacacacacacacacacacaggcctgattCTATCATGGGGGGATCTTATCCATGAAAGTCTTTCACAAACATTATCCTACAGCCCTTTGTTAGGGAATTTTAGTATATATGACAATTCAATATGTGGACCTCTTTTCAACGATGCCCTGATACCCCCAGAAAGTCATCATGAATACATAAAGCTTACGTGTGTATCCCTCCCAATATTTTTGGGATATTTTAAACGATCCTGTCATTGTTAAATGGCATTGTTGTTAAATGAGGACCCTTTAGAAGACAAAATCCTATATTTTTAAAAACTTCTTAGTGCTGCAATCACGTTAAcaggattgatatgacaacagccactGAAAgagcagagcgccaaattcaaacaacagaaatctcataattaaaattcatcaaacatacatgtatcttttacaattttaaaggtaatcttgttgttaatcccatcaaataggctttacagcaaaagcaccacaaacgattatgtcaccgccaagtcacagaaaaacacaaccatttttccagccaaagaggggagtcacaaaaagcacaaatagagataaaatgaatcactaacctttgatgatcttcatcagatgacactcataggacttcatgttacacaatacatatatgttttgttcgataaagtgcatatttatatttaaaaaatctcagtatacattggcgcgttatgttcactagttccaaaaacattcaatgatattgcagagagccacataatTTTATAGAAATagtcattataaatgtcgatgaaaatacaattgttagacatggaaatatagatacacttctgcttaatgcaaccgctgtgtcagatttcaaaaagctttatggaaaaagcaaaccatgcaataatctgagtacagctttcagacaacaaagcagccaaaaagatatccaccatattgggtagtcaacattagtcagaaatagcatgataaatatttacttacctttgatgatcttcatcagaatgcactcccaggaatcccagttccacattaaatgtttgatttagttcgataatgtccatcttTTATGTCCAtagagctacttttgttagcacgattggtaaacaaatccaaaatcaTGAAGCATGTTCCCTAGTTCCAgatgaaatgtcaaaaagttcagttcctgtccgtagaaacatgtcaaacgatgtatggaatcaatctttaggatgtttttaacataaaacttcaataatattccaaccggagaattccttagtcttcagaaaagcaaaggaacgggagatacctctcatgtgaaatgcgcgtgaccagcgcatgactgctggcagacctctgactcaatcccctctcattcggtcccacttcacagtagaatcctcaaacaagtttctaaaaaCGGTTGAcagctagtggaagccttaggaggtgcaacataaccaatatcccattGTGTATtaaataggggctgggttgaaaatcgaccatatgagttatgttatactcacagacatcattcaaacagttttagaaacttcagagtgttttctatccaatactaataataatatgaatatattagcaactggaactgaggagcaggccgtttactctggggacctttcatccaagctactcattactgcccctgcagccattcTGGCAAAAATAATTTCACAGTTACATTTTGTTGTTGTATCCAGTGTTACTCATTTGCCTCCATCAAATCCAGGAGGgatattatatttaaaaaatacatacaacAAAAATATGttgtattgtcacatacaccggataggtgcagtaatttgtgttgttttacagggtcagcaatAGTAGTACGGCACCCCTGGAGAAAATTTGGttcaagtgccttgctcaagggcacatttttcaccttgtcggctcagctATACGAACCAGCAACTTTTCGCTCCAACCACCAGGCTACCAACATGTGTCTGTCATCCTGTGAGTGATGGAATTCACTGAGAGCTGAGGAAAATGTCAAAGATGTTATGTCTACTTTCTCTATAAAAATATTCACTCTTGCTATTCAGCTGTACAAGCATGTACTCTTGCCCCACATTTGCAGCCCAAGTCaggagattctctctctctctctctcgctctctctctctctctctctctctctctctctctctctcctctctctctctctcatttctctaaGTCTAATTTTCTCTCCTTCGCCCCCAGTTAACCGTTTGCTCAGTTTCGCAGTCTGCAGCTGCATGAACTTTGTACACAGAGTGCCTTGCTCATAAATCTTTTAGAAACAAGACCCTTACTCATcatgggagggaaggggagggttgTCATTGGCTCTTTGCTtggaacgacatatttttacctgcACGGTGGCATTCCCTTTTAGTCACAAATGTATAGATTGAATTGGTTGTGATGACAGAGCTATTGACAAAGTAGTGCCCCAGTGTGTAACAAGGCTATAAGTGTGTTTGAAAGAAAGAAAACTGCTTAGAACATATCCAAACCACTCGGCCCTCAGCTCATTACGCTGAACTGAGCACACACTTCACACTAGGATCAGCAAATGAGAAACGTGATTGGTGCGTACTCTCGAGAGCTGGGCTTTTGAAGCACACAAGCCTTGAGCTCCTCATGCCAGCCCCACCCCCACCTTAATGTTTGCGAAGGACAAAAAAAATGGTCCGTAGAAGAAAGCCTCAGGATGCCTTTAGGATACAATGAGCTCCCAAGGTGCATATAGGTGTGCCGCCAGTAATCCCAGAGGTTTTCCACAAATGACGTGCTTATCTGGGTATGGTCATTAGCTCCCAAGGTGTATATAGGTGTGCTGCCAGTAATCCCAGAGGTTTTCCACAAATTACGTGCTTATCTGGGTATGGTCATTAGCTCCCAAGGTGTATATAGGTGTGCTGCCAGTAATCCCAGAGGTTTTCCACAAATGACGTGCTTATCTGGGTATGGTCATTAGCTCCCAAGGTGTATTTGCAAGCTCCAAATGATTAATAGTCACCTTTACATGAGCACAACTTGAACATTTCTCAACCCTTGCATAAGTCACACTAGTACACTTTCCAGTACTTTTCTATATGCAGTACTACGCAGTACAGTCCTTTCACATTGGTCAGTCCTTGTGCATGCCAACCAAAGGTACGGATGTCATCGCATTTATAAGAAATGTAAGGACACATTTATAGTATAAGACAGGATTACAAAGGAGATAGGTAGACACAAGTAGTGCACCATGCGCAGGATGGGATGGAGGCACACACAACTTAATTCTCAATAGCTTCACTTCCTGAGAGAAGACAACAGTTCCGCCGGGCCCAGCCcagagccccagccccagccccagccccagcccagagCCCCAGCCcagagccccagccccagcccagagccccaaccccagcccagAGCCCCAGCAcagagccccagccccagccccagcccagagCCCCAGCCCCAGAGCCCCAGCCCAGAGCCCCAGCCCCAGCAcagagccccagccccagccccagcccagagCCCCAtcaccagccccagccccaggccagagccccagccccatccccagccccagcccagagccccagccccagcccagagCCCCAACTCCAGCCCAGAGCCCCAGCAcagagccccagccccagccccagccctagaGCCCCAGCCCAGAGCCCCACCCCCAGAGCCCCAGCCcagagccccagccccagccccagcccagagCCCCAGCCCCAGAGCCCCAGCCcagagccccagccccagccccagcccagagctccagcccagagcccagagccccAGCCcagagccccagccccagccccagccccagccccagccccagccccagccccagcccagagCCCCAGCCATTCCTTGGCCTTGTGTGGGGACAGATAATGCCTGGACCTGTTAAATTGTTATCTGTACGGCCTTTGGCTATCTCTCTGTGCGGCAGGTCCGAGCCACACCCAGCCTTCAGAGGAAGCAGAAGGATTCTTATCTCTCCGAGAGGCCCTGAGGGCCTGGGTCAATGCTACGGTGATGGGCTAGTCCAAAACAGCAACATCAGGACGGCTGTAGTAAAGAAGATGGACCTTTGTGCGTAGTCTTACTGTGTACAGCACCGTTTGA
This window of the Oncorhynchus clarkii lewisi isolate Uvic-CL-2024 chromosome 16, UVic_Ocla_1.0, whole genome shotgun sequence genome carries:
- the LOC139367300 gene encoding protein TsetseEP-like, translated to MPTKDNSSAGPSPEPQPQPQPQPRAPAQSPSPSPEPQPQPRAPAQSPSPSPSPEPQPQSPSPEPQPQHRAPAPAPAQSPITSPSPRPEPQPHPQPQPRAPAPAQSPNSSPEPQHRAPAPAPALEPQPRAPPPEPQPRAPAPAPAQSPSPRAPAQSPSPSPSPELQPRAQSPSPEPQPQPQPQPQPQPQPQPRAPAIPWPCPSHTQPSEEAEGFLSLREALRAWVNATVMG